CCGCTCTTTGTTAACCATGAGCTTGGCCGTAAATTTCCTCCGGAAGCACGGCTGTGGGTGATGGAAGAGCTAGCAAAAACGGGACATGCTGCCACAACCGACAAACGGAAACAGCAGTGGGAAGTGTACTGGCATACACTAGACGAATGGAGTACCATACTGTACGATTGGGCCGCTAGCAGCGGGACAACAAACACGGTTTGCACGTTGTACGAATTGGCGTCGGGTGATAACACGGTCGGGGAAGAGTTTTACGGATTGGACGAAGGGGTCCTTAGAAAGGCACTAAAGATACTCGAAGCGCGAGGCAGATGTGAACTGATTGCGTTCGATGATAATGAAGGAGTGAAGTTTTTCTAAGCCAACTGTACACCAGATGTGATCTTGAACAGAAtacaaaggaagaagaaaaacggagCTCTGTTTGCGTGTTCGGAAAATTCACAAAGTTAAAAGCGACCCAGAAATCAAAttccaaattttattaatcttcattccttttttttggtagatgTTGATCTGTTTCCATCACCCTCCTCCGTGCACCCATTCGTTCCATTCCTCTTACATCGATAGTCCTGATAAGTTGAGCTCGATCGatctgtttctttctttgcttgcTATCTTATCTTCTGTCTTGTGCCGGTCTAGCGGTTTCGTTCGGGTGGTGTTCTCAAGCCTTCACAAGATGGTTTGCTTGCACTATTCATGTTGCTTTTCACTAGTGAAACATCCGAAGAATCGGCATCCTGCCTATTCACGCTTCCTTAGATTAAAGGTTGGTACGATACGTGTTTAgctatatgttttttttgttctctttatTCTTTAAATGATTTGCATTTTGCAACACCGATTCTAGTAAACTGttatttggtttttcttttgcattctCGAGAATTGTATGTATATGGTGTTATATTGAGTTTTGTCATTTACTTACTTACTCTgcttcttttgtttccttgCAGTTGCACGTCTTTATCCAATCTTGCACTATAGTGTCACAATTAGTACACAGTTCTACAAAGGGGGGACCTtttatgaatggtttttgttgttttctttatggaAATATCAGATTTTTGTATCGAAGTAATTACCTCTACTTTCATTTGTGTGTCTTATATAATGggttgaaaatgtttcttttgcttgttttgcggACTAAAAACACAACAGGAATACAATGTTATtgccggttgctgctgctttcagatacgtttgtttgttaatgttATCTGcgcttacgatttttttagcAATTGTTTGTAGCATTGTAGCAAACTCGTTTCGTATCCTTTTTCTGCATGCTATTGTGTTTTTCTATGGTTTGTTGTACACTTTTTGTTGTATTGTAATTACATGATTGCATATGAATGTTGACGCGAGAAAGTCTACTATTGTTTTGCATGTCCggagggaaaaaggaaaaatttcaatcaaaagaTCAACCTGATTCCTTCCTGTGGTGGCGATGTAACGCATTCCTAACTTAGTCGattcttttttatgatttcaggcgtgtttgtttttttgtgtgtttaactTCCGTTTCGTGGTTTGCTCATATCTCATAACCGGAAATTAAATTAGTTCACTAATTCACAGAGTGCTCTCCTATCGAGGTTTTATTCTTAATAGTTTgtagtagaaaaaataaagtcTGCTTAGCATTTCGTTAATAAATATAGAAATAATAGTATATCAATCCATATTATtatatcaacaacaacaaagtgCGTGCTAGGCTGGTATTCGTTTTTCCCATCTtccttttaaaataaatatatctgATTCTATGCTTTGTCCTTTGCATTTTCCAtcgctctcgctctttctcttttgcttTCGTTCCCCAAGTTCCTCCAGCAATTGTTCACCATTTTGCACCCATCTTATGAGTTATGAGGAGAATTTGGTTTAGCATAACTTTGTCCAATCTTTCCTGGGAGTAAGCAATAAGTACGTGGCCCAGCGTGTCACGTTACCATGTctatgtttgtatttgtttttgttttaaatatagaaTTTTCTATCAATTTTTCTCAAGTTAGACTCGATAATGATAACAATTGTACAACTACTCTCATGTGGTTTGTGTATGTGATTCTTTAGTGAAGGTCTTCGCTTTGCATTTTAGCTCAGGTTTTATTTCAAGTTTGATTACCGGCTTCTAGTTCTCTGGGATGAATTTCAAgtgggagaaaaacaaaaccaatccaTCCCGGGAGCATAATTAATAAGTCTttaagaaacattaaaaaacgtGCAAGTAGAAGAAAGTAATAGTACGAACATATTCACACATTTATTCATCCTTCCTAGTAAAGACCTTGTTCGATGACGtttctttttgtcttttgGCAATATGGGGGTCGCATTTGCTATTAAACTGCACTCGCTACACTACGCAATGCAAAATGTATGTTGCATCTAAACCGGTAGCTACAACGGTACAACATACAGTTGTATGCATTTTCTCTCCCTCCTGGTAGAATGTGATTGTGTATAGCCaaatgcttttatttctttgccgCTCggagtttttcttcatttccttgTGTTTCAATAGCGAAATCGTTCCACCGGCGTAAGAAGTTGTATCTATTAGAAAAGCGTGCCAACATTTATGTGGTTGGTGTAAATGAGTCGCAGAAACCGAGTTACAAAATCGGCAGTGATTTGGCCACAACATTTAACTAGA
The DNA window shown above is from Anopheles funestus chromosome 3RL, idAnoFuneDA-416_04, whole genome shotgun sequence and carries:
- the LOC125767450 gene encoding vacuolar protein-sorting-associated protein 25; this encodes MGAFQWPWEYSFPPFFTVQVHAKTKEQQLATWKELVLNYQKHERQALLNISEDIPLFVNHELGRKFPPEARLWVMEELAKTGHAATTDKRKQQWEVYWHTLDEWSTILYDWAASSGTTNTVCTLYELASGDNTVGEEFYGLDEGVLRKALKILEARGRCELIAFDDNEGVKFF